The sequence below is a genomic window from Cucumis melo cultivar AY chromosome 5, USDA_Cmelo_AY_1.0, whole genome shotgun sequence.
actcaaaaattaataaaagacTAAATACTCATGCAACCACCATTTTGGATACTACTGAAAGCTATCACTGAAATCAACAATAGCAACAACCAATTACTATCCCGATTAGTTGCTATCACTAATAGCTACTATAAGTTGTTATCAGTAATAGCCACTATCATTTATAAACTTCTAGTCGTCATTATGAGCATTTCCTCCCaattttcttaaattgaaaGCTATCAATACCAAAGATAGCAATTAACAACTGCTAAAAGTTGCTTTCATTGATAGATAGAGATATTATCGATCATAgttttcaatttgagaaatgtgttATAAGTTGCTATCATTAATAGCCTCCACCAATGATAGCCACCAAAAAGCAGACTTGCATTTTAAAAGATTTTACATTTAATTGATTGGCAATAAAAGCTGTCTTTTTAGTTTATTTCCTAAATTGTAATATtggatatatttttttttataaaaaaaacttacAAACCAAAGCCCATAAGAAACCATGAAATTGGGGGAAGAACCAAGCATCATAAGTTCGCTCAACCCCTGTAAAGATTCTATTGTTTCCCTAAAAGCTATATATTTCCCCACACATTTTTAACTTGTCCATTTAGATCATGTCGCCCCATAAGGTAGGTGAACCAGAGAGCACCTCATCAAGCAGTTGCTAAACCATTCATGAAAAATAAGATAACAAAGACAAGAAATATTTACACGCAAAATTCAAACGTTTCATTCACCAAATTTGTAGACCAAGACAAAACTACAAATTGAACTCAAATATACCGTTAAAATCCCACAATCTAGAGTCACAAGAACTGAGCCACCTATTAGGGACTCAAACGCTACAAAAATCATATTAGCAGCAGTCACAATTGGTttggaaaatatatatttcataaataaGCTATAGAGTGGCTTTCTTCTTAAATGTATGCTCTAAGCCTCATTAGCTCTATTACCTCAAACATCATGGtgattttaaaatagttaaaaatcaCTTTTTGACATGTTCAAAATCTCTCAACATATCTATTGTTTGACGTGAGTGAACAAAACAAAAAGTACGTTTGAAAGTGGTTTTGAAATTCAAACATATCAAAAGTTATTTTAACCTTTCCAAAAAGACTCCCTTAATTCTTCGACCTCATTTCTAGGCAAATACACAATCTATCTAACACTAAAAGGTCTTACTTTTATGGTTTGCATCCTATAAATTTAAGAaatcaaaacaaatataaatataaaggAAACTACGCGACGAATGGGGCATTAATAATTTAAAGGGAGAAGGCTACATACTAATTACACATTAGTAATTAAGGTTAGAGCTATATATTCGTTTAGTGTGTGTATCAATCAAACAAGTAGAACAAGACTCCTGAATCACCTAGTTAAGAATTGCTATACAAAAAGATGGGTCTTACTCGTTTGCTTGTCCTTGCGGCAACTCAACTCTATAATACTCTATAGCCGCTGAGCTTGTTTGTTCCCTACTCCCTGCACGTGAGACCAGAAAGGAAACCAGTTTAACAACATTGTGAGAGGTCTAAAGTAGGCAAGAGAATTACAAATTAAGGTAGACTAGACAATTTctgtaaatataatataattcgTTTAATTCAATCATACCCTTAGACTTTGATAAGTTTCATTAAACTTTGAAGGTGTTCCAACAAATCTCTTTTCTGTTAGAATAAAGGATAGGAATGGACATGGCAGTTGTTAAAATGACTTTGGAAGATATACGGATGTTAGAggattaaaattgattttaggATTCATTTCATCTCAAAAGATATTGTTAGCATTATCTAAATGATCCATTTTGACACAACGACACGTCCATTTACATTAATAATGTTTGTAAATGATTGTAAATGATGCACATGTGCTTTCCTAGTTTTCCACATCCGTAGTCGCATaaattttaatcttataaaGAAAAACTCTACTGGGGTATTTTTTCTTAGAACTTTCAAAAGCTCGAACACAAAATTGAAACTTCTCATAATTCCTGAGTATTGCGATTTTAGAATCCCATTACATGGGCTCTTTTGTATATCCTTTGGATAATTTCATTCATCAATGAAATCGCCAACGAACACAAACGAAGAGAGAAGTTAACTAAAGagattttgatttgtttttcaaCTGGTGGCCAGAAGAAAAGTTAGATTTCATATTCCAGTTTAACGTGGCAGACCATCTAAAGCAACCAATAACAAGACACGACTAGAATCGGAGGGAAATAGGACTTTAAACTTTATCCTGCGtatttcattttctatttcttattTTGGTTTAAAGTTGTGTCTGTGTGTATTAGTTTCTACTACGAACCTAGTGGGTTTTTTTCTAATAGTACATATTCTGAGGCTGCAGTCGTGTTTTCGGGTGTTAAACATCTGGAGGTAATTTTGGGTTCTGCCAAAAAATCTATTCAGCTAACAGTTCTGCAACGCTATGGCATTATGCCAAATGCCATAACATGGtagaaaaaagataaataaaagttGTACCACATAGCATGGCGACGGCCGACTATTAAGTGAGTAAAACAGAATATCACATAGTAGTTTACAGTTTATTGTGGAAAGACTACTCGCGCACAATAAACCCAAATACTAATTATGATTAAAATTTGAAGAACAAAAGACAAAAAGGGTCTACTTGACAAAAAGCTGAATGATACCTACCTCGGTGGGAGATGAAATGATGGATTCTCTGCCAGAATCAAAAGGGCCATTAAGATTTCTGAAAAAGATGTTGATagtatatcaatttaaatccaAAATACAATAATATGTGTAAGGAAATACGTTAATACCTTGGCCTCTCCGACTTGGCAAGATGTTTAGACATGATCGATGCCTGAAATAGAAACCAATTGTACAGTTATTAAGTACTAGAAACTTTTAGCTTCCCGAAAAAGATCATTGATATGCAGGTTTGAATCATTTGATCAGAtggataaaagaaaatttaggcTGAAGAAAGAAAGTCCAAACATTGAGTCAGACAAATCATCAGAGCAACTGCAGTCTCAATACcatgttttttttgttttcaaacaAGCGGCAAGCAGCTTTACCAGCACATCAAATTCAGAGAGATGCATGCTTTCAATGTGTAAGAAGTAAGAACTACAGATCAAAAGGAACAATCACAATTGATTTATACAGTTTGAATGCTTTACACACTACATGTTCAAAGACAAAAGGGCAAGGCCCCAAaatattaaatgtcataaacatCTACTGATATGCAAAGTCTAAAGATCTTTTGTTTTTCTGCAGACAGATATGCACAAGGCAACCGATCCAAAATAtgacaataaaataaaacaaagaatGGCATGTTTGAAACTTAAGAATAGCTCATTAACCAAATTGGAAACTAAAGAGAAGcttgttgaaattgaaaatgTGACACAAGTTTTATTTTTCTGAGCAAGAAAAGTAGAGTACCTGCTCCTGAATTATGCTCCTTGCCTCTACAAGTTGTGCTTCTAACTCAAGTTCCCTCTCCGTAGCTTCAGAAGTAACTTCAGATTCTTTCTGAGCATCTTGCAGCTGACCCATCCGCTCCTTCAAATTTCAAGATACTATTACTGACAAGCATCCATCTCTGTCAAGAAGAAAGTGATGTAGTGGAAAAACAAATCACCTTTATAGAAGCCATCTTATTCCGAAGGCTCTCTTCAATCTTATCTCTTGCCATATGAAAGGGAAGGTCAAAAACATCCTGCAATAGAACAATAGTAGTCATTTAACCAATGCATTAATCAGGTGACCAAATGAGCATTGTTCGGCTCATACCGTCCTCCCACCAAATGGAGACTGTGCACCTTCACTTTCAACTCTTTCATTAATTGTGAGGGGCTGCTTAGGTAGTCCATTAGGAGCATTTAAGAAATCCCGCATGTCAACCTGCAAATCATGGTACAAGCTGAACTGAATGCTCATTGGCATAAGCATCAAAAGTACAGTAAAAGCAAAACTCAATCATACAACAAAAACAGACTATATATGAGCTTAAGCAACCAAAAAGATATAGGTCAAGAATTCAAGAAATAAGGAACAGATTATGTTTAATAAGGGAGAAACAAAATCCAACTTGTACAAATATTCTggaaatcaaatgaaataaatggAGTGAACACAAACTACCATCATAAACATCCAGAAGGTTCAAATGTTGTACGAATAGACTAATGAGATTCAAAAATACCAGTCATACTTGCATAACAGACTGAAAAATTGTAATGTTTCCAAAAGAGGCCACACATCTCAAGTCCATTATAATAAAACCTAATGTTTGTCAGTTTCTGGTATCAACAATGCATGAGTAGTGTTGAACATGCTTCCGTGTCACTTACATTTCTTGGTCTGTGAACTACCATGGCCTTCCTCTATTCTCATTCATTCATCATTCGATCAAACAAAGTTAAAAGATTTGGaccttttcaattttaaaaaaaaaacaaataattcaaaaaagTCTAAAAATTATACCAAACAaggaataattaattaaacataacgGAAGGGATGACTCTTAAGAAAACAAATTACCAAAAGCATATCCCCATCCAAATTTAGGGGTTTTCTTGTCTCTGAAACAATGAACTTCAAGAATTAAAattcacaaaaataatttaGTAAAAGAATGGCAGAAAACCTTGACATTATAAAATCCACCATAACAGAATAGATGCATTCtgcaaatttattttattgcaTGCCCACCCCTTCCGAGATTTATTGTATAAAAATTTTCAGTAAACGTATAGCACAGACAGTAACAAAATGGTTGCAAACCTGCATTGACCGTAACAATGTCTTTAAATCAGCATTCTCTGACATCAATTCTTGATTTTTTACTTCATAAGCATCCACCTGACCGTGAGACAATTGTGAGAATATTTTATTTAACCACTagaaaaaatactaaaaatcaAGCTCATGCACAGAATTTTTTAAGTAGAGTTGTTAACATACTATCTTTTTATAGAAATCGTTATCAGTCTTCTTGCCATTCCAAGTTCCCCGTTGTCGCCCTTCTTTCTGCTCATATCATAAATTATAAAAGCCACTAAATGACTGGAATGATCCATTATCTATAGAACATtaataaataactaaaatatACCTGTAGCAAATTCATTATCTCCATTCCTGATCTAGattccttctttttctccattAAGACTTGGTTTAGCCTTTCCTGCAAACATGCAACAGCTCCTATCTGTAAATAATAAACTCCTCCAACAGAATCCAACCTGAGCCTAGAACTGAAAAATAACTCAAAGATATCTCACCTGCAATTTGATGtactccttttctttcttcttcatctcatGTATTTGTTGAGTTCTTACTTGCTTTGCACACAAACAGAAAACAACGTTAGTACTAAAATTATTACATAGAAACTAGTATGTATCTCACAGCATCCAACTACAATAACCTGATTTCCAATAACCATTCTCTGAAATTCATCCTTTTCCTGCTGTAGCTTGTCAATTTGAGCTTTGAAAGCAGCCTTAGATTTTGCTTCCTAATGGAAAATAATTTCCTTGTTCAGTACTAAATAGAGagaaataatagaatttagacAAGTCTCAAGATTGTACTGTTCGTGTAATTGTTGCAATCTCCCTATCTTTAGCTTGTACTACCGACTCTAGCCTCTCAACTTTGGTCTCCAATCTTGATATATCTGAAAGTAGCCTGCCACAAGAAAATGAAGGGACATGTGAATAGATAGAAAGATAAATTGATATGATAGTATTTCAAGGAGCCATGATGTGAACTAGGAGATGACACTCCATCATATAAATGAACATAAACAGTCATTTATAGGTCGTTTTCCCTTTTGTGTTGCCCGAGTTCatctttgtttatttgtttGGATGACGTTGTCTTTCGCTTATTTTGCTCTTAGTAAAAATACTCTTATACTCTAAGCATTAGTCtcatttattaataataaagaggcttgtcaccatttacaaaaaaaacataaacagtCATCAAAATTCAA
It includes:
- the LOC103492899 gene encoding uncharacterized protein LOC103492899 isoform X1, with the translated sequence MAATETDFDLRQSPQSIYSVGDYTFADVNNLDHCAKYLNQTLITFGFPASLDLFSNDPVSIARTCNCIYFLLQQRQRDIEFRESANEQRQRLLSDISRLETKVERLESVVQAKDREIATITRTEAKSKAAFKAQIDKLQQEKDEFQRMVIGNQQVRTQQIHEMKKKEKEYIKLQERLNQVLMEKKKESRSGMEIMNLLQKEGRQRGTWNGKKTDNDFYKKIVDAYEVKNQELMSENADLKTLLRSMQVDMRDFLNAPNGLPKQPLTINERVESEGAQSPFGGRTDVFDLPFHMARDKIEESLRNKMASIKERMGQLQDAQKESEVTSEATERELELEAQLVEARSIIQEQASIMSKHLAKSERPRNLNGPFDSGRESIISSPTEGVGNKQAQRL
- the LOC103492899 gene encoding uncharacterized protein LOC103492899 isoform X2, with the translated sequence MAATETDFDLRQSPQSIYSVGDYTFADVNNLDHCAKYLNQTLITFGFPASLDLFSNDPVSIARTCNCIYFLLQQRQRDIEFRESANEQRQRLLSDISRLETKVERLESVVQAKDREIATITRTEAKSKAAFKAQIDKLQQEKDEFQRMVIGNQQVRTQQIHEMKKKEKEYIKLQERLNQVLMEKKKESRSGMEIMNLLQKEGRQRGTWNGKKTDNDFYKKIVDAYEVKNQELMSENADLKTLLRSMQVDMRDFLNAPNGLPKQPLTINERVESEGAQSPFGGRTDVFDLPFHMARDKIEESLRNKMASIKERMGQLQDAQKESEVTSEATERELELEAQLVEARSIIQEQASIMSKHLAKSERPRESIISSPTEGVGNKQAQRL